A genomic segment from Actinomadura hallensis encodes:
- a CDS encoding TetR/AcrR family transcriptional regulator — protein MTTAGAARRAGPARDREATEEALRAAAIALLRRGGVLAGLNLREVADEAGVNRGLVYQYFGSRRALLRSALFHRSRPNAEDAVDAAGLPLRRRLSRLFWKSLRNPEPVVLASLLVLDGDDRPRVLLNRGAGREDLAAEAARGELPVEDVEAVQAAIASTIYGYTLLREHLAREIGLPAGELDERMARCLEEMFARGPARG, from the coding sequence GTGACCACGGCGGGGGCGGCGCGCCGGGCCGGGCCCGCCCGGGACCGGGAGGCCACCGAGGAGGCGCTGCGCGCCGCGGCGATCGCGCTGCTGCGGCGCGGCGGCGTCCTCGCCGGGCTGAACCTGCGGGAGGTCGCCGACGAGGCGGGCGTCAACCGGGGGCTGGTCTACCAGTACTTCGGGTCGCGGCGGGCGCTGCTGCGCTCGGCGCTGTTCCACCGGTCCCGGCCCAACGCCGAGGACGCCGTGGACGCGGCGGGGCTGCCGCTGCGCAGGCGCCTGTCGCGGCTGTTCTGGAAGAGCCTGCGCAACCCCGAGCCGGTCGTCCTGGCGTCGCTGCTGGTGCTGGACGGCGACGACCGGCCGCGGGTGCTGCTCAACCGGGGCGCGGGCCGCGAGGACCTCGCCGCGGAGGCCGCGCGCGGCGAGCTGCCGGTCGAGGACGTCGAGGCCGTGCAGGCGGCGATCGCGTCGACGATCTACGGGTACACGCTGCTGCGCGAGCATCTGGCGCGGGAGATCGGGCTGCCCGCCGGGGAGCTGGACGAGCGCATGGCCCGCTGCCTGGAGGAGATGTTCGCGCGCGGACCCGCCCGCGGGTAG
- a CDS encoding helical backbone metal receptor, with the protein MSPLDDTGRPVPVPDRVRRVVSLVPSLTESVAATAPGLLVGATDWCTHPADLDVARVKGTKNPDLERIAELEPDVVLGNTEENRPADIEAMRAAGLAVWMTEIRTVDEALASLRRMLTEACRVPAPEWLDEASRAWADLTPGPARSAVIPIWRKPWMVVGRDTFTGDVLSRLGVSNAYAGHPDRYPKIPLDELRAGIGPGGADLVVLPDEPYRFTEDDGPEAFPGVDVALVDGRYLTWYGPSLAAAPSVLARQLAAARPY; encoded by the coding sequence GTGAGCCCGCTCGACGACACCGGCCGCCCGGTCCCCGTCCCGGACCGGGTGCGCCGCGTCGTGTCCCTCGTGCCCTCGCTGACGGAGAGCGTCGCGGCGACCGCGCCCGGCCTGCTGGTGGGCGCGACCGACTGGTGCACCCACCCGGCGGACCTGGACGTCGCCCGGGTGAAGGGCACCAAGAACCCCGACCTGGAGCGGATCGCGGAACTGGAGCCCGACGTCGTCCTCGGCAACACCGAGGAGAACCGCCCCGCCGACATCGAGGCGATGCGCGCCGCGGGGCTCGCGGTGTGGATGACGGAGATCCGCACCGTGGACGAGGCCCTGGCGTCCCTGCGCCGCATGCTCACCGAGGCGTGCCGGGTCCCGGCTCCGGAATGGCTGGACGAGGCGTCCCGCGCCTGGGCGGACCTCACGCCCGGCCCTGCGCGCTCCGCGGTGATCCCGATCTGGCGCAAGCCGTGGATGGTCGTCGGCCGCGACACCTTCACCGGCGACGTCCTGTCCCGTCTCGGGGTGTCCAACGCCTACGCCGGGCATCCCGACCGCTACCCGAAGATCCCCCTGGACGAGCTGCGCGCAGGGATCGGCCCGGGCGGCGCGGACCTGGTCGTCCTGCCGGACGAGCCCTACCGGTTCACCGAGGACGACGGCCCCGAGGCGTTCCCCGGCGTCGACGTGGCGCTCGTCGACGGCCGGTACCTCACCTGGTACGGCCCGTCGCTCGCCGCCGCGCCGTCGGTCCTGGCCCGGCAGCTGGCCGCCGCCCGGCCCTACTGA
- a CDS encoding substrate-binding domain-containing protein, which yields MAGAVALALLAGAGVYWLASGDDACSGEDALTIGVAAAPDIVPAVRKAARRFNDARHEIAGRCAHARVRSADPAAVAASLSGGGSSGAAERPDVWIPDSSLWTKLVQSSGGAGAAVGVTHLGGIASTPIVAVMPAGPAAQLRALGAPAHPSWKELFAAAGRADDAERGTGGAPAAGDAQAWPFLLTLPDPGRTATGMGVLMLAGALPPHAQEGRAVFAGTARALRESVAPSVEAQFAAFGREAGGRYPVAVAPEQAVFARNAQGRAEPAVAVYPAEGTVYLDHPVAVLSGEPAELDAARRLHRELTSAATREHVLRLGFRAPDGTAPAAFSAGNGLAAEAPEALPDVPAGEVGRTMRRWAQLALGIRMLSVIDVSESMNEHIAPGITRLQAALRTVRNGLPQLPADTEAGQWVFSGELEGGKDWRELVSVGPLDERLGSDTRRRLLLSTFSRTKVEGNGGAGLYGTTIAAFDHMRRTHKPEYINTVLLWTGGRNDDRDGPSLEQTLDHIRRTYDPERPVVVNMLGIGDGVDAGALRRIARLTNGEAYVAETPDQVQAAFFKALSQEVCGSDC from the coding sequence TTGGCCGGCGCGGTCGCGCTGGCGCTGCTGGCGGGCGCGGGCGTCTACTGGCTCGCCTCCGGGGACGACGCGTGCTCCGGCGAGGACGCGCTCACGATCGGCGTGGCGGCGGCGCCGGACATCGTCCCGGCGGTCAGGAAGGCCGCACGGCGCTTCAACGACGCCCGCCACGAGATCGCGGGCAGGTGCGCACACGCGCGGGTGCGGTCCGCCGACCCGGCCGCCGTCGCGGCGTCCCTGTCCGGCGGAGGCTCCTCCGGCGCCGCCGAGAGGCCCGACGTGTGGATCCCCGACTCGTCCCTGTGGACCAAGCTCGTCCAGTCGTCCGGGGGAGCCGGGGCCGCCGTGGGCGTCACCCACCTCGGCGGGATCGCCTCGACCCCCATCGTGGCGGTCATGCCCGCCGGGCCCGCCGCGCAGCTGCGCGCCCTCGGCGCGCCCGCGCACCCGTCCTGGAAGGAGCTCTTCGCCGCGGCGGGGAGGGCGGACGATGCCGAGCGGGGGACCGGCGGCGCCCCCGCCGCGGGCGACGCCCAGGCGTGGCCGTTCCTGCTCACGCTCCCCGATCCCGGCCGCACCGCGACCGGCATGGGCGTGCTCATGCTGGCCGGCGCGCTCCCGCCGCACGCCCAGGAGGGCCGGGCGGTGTTCGCCGGGACGGCGCGGGCGCTGCGCGAGAGCGTCGCGCCGTCGGTCGAGGCGCAGTTCGCCGCGTTCGGCCGGGAGGCGGGCGGGCGGTACCCCGTCGCAGTGGCGCCCGAGCAGGCCGTCTTCGCCCGCAACGCGCAGGGCCGGGCCGAGCCCGCCGTCGCCGTCTATCCGGCGGAGGGGACCGTGTACCTCGACCACCCGGTCGCCGTCCTGTCCGGGGAGCCGGCCGAGTTGGACGCCGCCCGGCGGCTGCACAGGGAGCTGACGAGCGCCGCCACCCGCGAGCACGTGCTCCGGCTGGGCTTCCGCGCGCCCGACGGCACCGCGCCCGCGGCGTTCTCGGCGGGCAACGGGCTGGCCGCCGAGGCGCCGGAGGCGCTGCCCGACGTGCCCGCCGGCGAGGTCGGGCGGACCATGCGGCGGTGGGCGCAGCTCGCGCTCGGCATCCGGATGCTGAGCGTCATCGACGTCTCCGAGTCCATGAACGAGCACATCGCGCCCGGCATCACCCGGCTGCAGGCGGCGCTCCGCACGGTGCGGAACGGGCTGCCGCAGCTGCCCGCCGACACCGAGGCCGGCCAGTGGGTGTTCTCCGGCGAACTGGAGGGCGGCAAGGACTGGCGGGAGCTGGTGAGCGTCGGCCCGCTGGACGAGCGGCTCGGCTCGGACACCCGCCGCCGGCTCCTGCTGAGCACGTTCAGCCGGACCAAGGTGGAGGGGAACGGCGGCGCGGGCCTGTACGGGACGACGATCGCCGCGTTCGACCACATGAGGCGGACCCACAAGCCGGAGTACATCAACACGGTCTTGCTGTGGACGGGCGGGCGGAACGACGACCGCGACGGCCCGTCGCTCGAGCAGACCCTCGACCACATCCGCCGGACCTACGACCCGGAGCGCCCCGTCGTCGTCAACATGCTGGGCATCGGTGACGGCGTGGACGCCGGCGCGCTCCGCCGGATCGCCCGGCTGACGAACGGCGAGGCGTACGTGGCCGAGACGCCGGACCAGGTGCAGGCCGCCTTCTTCAAGGCGCTGTCCCAGGAGGTCTGCGGGTCCGACTGCTGA
- the fabG gene encoding 3-oxoacyl-ACP reductase FabG, whose product MTEQGEATGPRVAIVTGAARGIGAATAVRLGREGFAVAVCDLDEGACADTVAQIEKNGGKALAVGVDVADSAQVSAAVARVAAELGPPVVLVNNAGVLRDNLLFKMSDDDWDTVMSVHLRGSFLMSRAAQEHMTKAGWGRIVNMSSVSALGNRGQANYSAAKAGLQGFTKTLAIELGKFGVTVNAIAPGFIATDMTAATAARVGVDWEDFKAAAAKEIPVRRVGVPEDIAGTVAFLVSDDASFVSGQVIYVAGGPRA is encoded by the coding sequence ATGACCGAGCAGGGGGAGGCCACCGGCCCCAGGGTCGCCATCGTCACGGGTGCGGCGCGCGGCATCGGCGCCGCCACCGCCGTCCGGCTGGGCCGGGAGGGCTTCGCCGTCGCGGTCTGCGACCTGGACGAGGGCGCCTGCGCCGACACCGTGGCGCAGATCGAGAAGAACGGCGGGAAGGCCCTCGCCGTCGGCGTCGACGTCGCCGACTCCGCGCAGGTCTCCGCCGCGGTGGCGCGCGTCGCCGCCGAGCTGGGCCCGCCCGTCGTGCTGGTGAACAACGCGGGCGTCCTGCGCGACAACCTGCTGTTCAAGATGTCGGACGACGACTGGGACACCGTCATGTCGGTGCACCTGCGCGGCTCGTTCCTCATGAGCCGCGCCGCGCAGGAGCACATGACGAAGGCCGGCTGGGGCCGGATCGTGAACATGTCGTCGGTGTCGGCGCTCGGCAACCGCGGCCAGGCCAACTACTCGGCCGCCAAGGCCGGCCTGCAGGGCTTCACCAAGACCCTCGCGATCGAGCTGGGCAAGTTCGGCGTGACCGTCAACGCCATCGCGCCCGGCTTCATCGCGACGGACATGACGGCCGCGACCGCCGCCCGCGTCGGCGTCGACTGGGAGGACTTCAAGGCCGCCGCGGCCAAGGAGATCCCCGTCCGCCGCGTCGGCGTCCCCGAGGACATCGCGGGGACGGTGGCGTTCCTGGTCAGCGACGACGCCTCCTTCGTCTCCGGCCAGGTGATCTACGTCGCGGGCGGCCCCCGCGCATGA
- the icmF gene encoding fused isobutyryl-CoA mutase/GTPase IcmF yields the protein MTRELHKPVHPVRFVTAAALFDGHDAAINIMRRILQSQGAEVVHLGHDRSVREVVDAVLEEDAQGVAISSYQGGHVEYFEYLARSLKEAGAEHVRVFGGGGGVIVHEEIDRLSGSGVRIFSPEDGQRLGLPGMINELVRECDVDLSAEPVPADDVVAGDRRALARTLTCLQAGRLPGDARAALAEAARGRRVPVLGITGTGGSGKSSLTDELVRRLRVDQRDRLRVAVLAVDPTRRRGGGALLGDRIRMNSLDGDRVFFRSLATRGGRELPDGVEDMITACRAAGYDLIILETPGIGQGDAAIVPLADVSLYVMTPEFGAASQLEKIDMLDFADVVAINKFERRGGADALRDVSRQLLRNREAFGQRPEDMPVFGTSAATFNDDGVTALYQHLGELLAEHGLDLSGGALPEVSTKVSTGAATIIPPTRTRYLSEIAETVRRYHAETERQMEAVRRVQRLEEVRAELTDASEVEELLEKARREVAPENAELIEQWPAVVESYSGDEQVVRVRDRELRTTLARESLSGTRIPRVALPRYTDHGELLRFLRNENLPGRFPFTAGVFPFKRDNEDPARMFAGEGDPFRTNRRFKLLSEGQPATRLSTAFDSVTLYGRDPDERPDVYGKVGTSGVSVATLDDMKALYDGFDLSAPDTSVSMTINGPAPTILAFFLNTAIDQKLDAFREEHGREPTAEEAAEIRARVLSTVRGTVQADILKEDQGQNTCIFSTEFSLRMMGDIQEWFIANNVRNFYSVSISGYHIAEAGANPISQLAFTLANGFTYVESYLARGMDVNDFAPNLSFFFSNGMDPEYSVLGRVARRIWAVAMRDRYGANERSQKLKYHVQTSGRSLHAQEMAFNDIRTTLQALIAIYDNCNSLHTNAYDEAVTTPTEESVRRALAIQLIINREWGLAMNENPLQGSFIIDELTDLVEEAVLAEFDRISERGGVLGAMETGYQRGRIQDESMLYEQRKHDGSLPIIGVNTFRNPDAEDGTPDKIELARATEEEKRSQLERVRRFQEAHGEEAREALEALKEAARSGENVFAVLMDAARVCSLQQITDAFFEVGGQYRRNV from the coding sequence GTGACGCGGGAGCTGCACAAGCCGGTGCACCCGGTGCGCTTCGTCACTGCGGCGGCGCTGTTCGACGGCCACGACGCGGCCATCAACATCATGCGGCGCATCCTGCAGTCCCAGGGCGCGGAGGTCGTGCACCTGGGCCACGACCGCTCGGTCCGCGAGGTCGTCGACGCCGTCCTGGAGGAGGACGCGCAGGGCGTGGCGATCAGCTCCTACCAGGGCGGCCACGTCGAGTACTTCGAGTACCTCGCGCGCAGCCTCAAGGAGGCGGGCGCCGAGCACGTGCGGGTGTTCGGCGGCGGCGGCGGAGTGATCGTCCACGAGGAGATCGACCGGCTGTCGGGCTCCGGCGTGCGGATCTTCTCGCCGGAGGACGGGCAGCGCCTCGGCCTGCCCGGGATGATCAACGAGCTGGTGCGCGAGTGCGACGTCGACCTCTCCGCCGAGCCCGTCCCCGCGGACGACGTGGTGGCGGGCGACCGGCGCGCCCTCGCCCGGACCCTCACCTGCCTGCAGGCCGGCCGCCTGCCCGGCGACGCCCGCGCCGCGCTCGCGGAGGCGGCGCGCGGGCGGCGCGTCCCCGTCCTCGGCATCACCGGGACGGGCGGCTCCGGCAAGTCCTCGCTCACCGACGAGCTGGTGCGGCGGCTGCGCGTCGACCAGCGCGACCGGCTGCGCGTCGCGGTGCTGGCCGTCGACCCCACCCGGCGGCGCGGCGGCGGCGCGCTGCTCGGCGACCGCATCCGCATGAACTCCCTGGACGGCGACCGGGTGTTCTTCCGCTCGCTGGCCACGCGCGGCGGCCGGGAGCTGCCCGACGGCGTCGAGGACATGATCACCGCCTGCAGGGCCGCGGGCTACGACCTGATCATCCTCGAGACGCCCGGCATCGGGCAGGGCGACGCCGCGATCGTCCCGCTGGCCGACGTCTCCCTGTACGTCATGACGCCCGAGTTCGGCGCCGCGTCCCAGCTCGAGAAGATCGACATGCTCGACTTCGCCGACGTGGTGGCGATCAACAAGTTCGAGCGGCGCGGCGGCGCGGACGCCCTGCGGGACGTGTCGCGGCAGCTGCTCCGCAACCGGGAGGCGTTCGGGCAGCGGCCCGAGGACATGCCGGTGTTCGGCACCAGTGCGGCCACGTTCAACGACGACGGCGTCACCGCCCTGTACCAGCATCTCGGCGAGCTGCTCGCCGAGCACGGGCTGGACCTCTCCGGCGGCGCCCTGCCGGAGGTCTCGACGAAGGTGTCGACCGGCGCGGCCACCATCATCCCGCCGACCCGGACGCGGTACCTGTCCGAGATCGCCGAGACCGTGCGCCGCTACCACGCCGAGACCGAGCGGCAGATGGAGGCCGTGCGGCGCGTCCAGCGGCTGGAGGAGGTCCGCGCCGAGCTGACGGACGCCTCCGAGGTGGAGGAACTGCTGGAGAAGGCGCGCCGCGAGGTGGCCCCCGAGAACGCCGAGCTCATCGAGCAGTGGCCCGCGGTCGTGGAGTCCTACTCCGGCGACGAGCAGGTCGTCCGGGTCCGCGACCGGGAGCTGCGCACGACGCTGGCCCGCGAGTCCCTGTCGGGCACCCGCATCCCCCGCGTCGCGCTCCCGCGCTACACCGACCACGGCGAGCTGCTCAGGTTCCTGCGGAACGAGAACCTGCCCGGCAGGTTCCCGTTCACCGCCGGGGTGTTCCCCTTCAAGCGCGACAACGAGGACCCGGCCCGCATGTTCGCGGGGGAGGGCGACCCGTTCCGCACCAACCGCCGGTTCAAGCTGCTGTCGGAAGGCCAGCCCGCGACGCGCCTGTCGACCGCGTTCGACTCGGTCACCCTGTACGGGCGGGACCCCGACGAGCGTCCCGACGTGTACGGCAAGGTCGGCACGTCCGGCGTGTCGGTCGCCACGCTGGACGACATGAAGGCGCTCTACGACGGGTTCGACCTGTCGGCGCCGGACACCTCGGTGTCGATGACCATCAACGGCCCGGCGCCGACGATCCTGGCGTTCTTCCTCAACACCGCCATCGACCAGAAGCTCGACGCCTTCCGCGAGGAGCACGGGCGGGAGCCGACGGCGGAGGAGGCCGCCGAGATCCGGGCGCGCGTCCTGTCGACCGTGCGCGGCACCGTGCAGGCCGACATCCTCAAGGAGGACCAGGGGCAGAACACCTGCATCTTCTCCACCGAGTTCTCGCTGCGGATGATGGGCGACATCCAGGAGTGGTTCATCGCCAACAACGTCCGCAACTTCTACTCGGTGTCGATCTCCGGGTACCACATCGCCGAGGCCGGCGCGAACCCCATCAGCCAGCTCGCGTTCACCCTCGCCAACGGGTTCACCTACGTCGAGTCGTACCTGGCGCGCGGCATGGACGTGAACGACTTCGCGCCCAACCTGTCGTTCTTCTTCTCCAACGGCATGGACCCCGAGTACAGCGTCCTCGGGCGCGTCGCCCGGCGCATCTGGGCGGTGGCCATGCGCGACCGGTACGGCGCCAACGAGCGCAGCCAGAAGCTCAAGTACCACGTGCAGACGTCCGGCCGCTCCCTGCACGCGCAGGAGATGGCGTTCAACGACATCCGCACGACGCTTCAGGCGCTCATCGCCATCTACGACAACTGCAACAGCCTCCACACCAACGCCTACGACGAGGCCGTCACGACGCCGACCGAGGAGTCGGTGCGGCGCGCCCTGGCGATCCAGCTCATCATCAACCGGGAATGGGGCCTGGCGATGAACGAGAACCCGCTGCAGGGGTCGTTCATCATCGACGAGCTGACCGACCTGGTCGAGGAGGCGGTGCTGGCGGAGTTCGACCGCATCAGCGAGCGCGGCGGCGTGCTCGGCGCGATGGAGACCGGCTACCAGCGGGGCCGCATCCAGGACGAGTCGATGCTGTACGAGCAGCGCAAGCACGACGGGTCCCTGCCGATCATCGGCGTCAACACGTTCCGCAACCCCGACGCCGAGGACGGGACGCCGGACAAGATCGAGCTGGCCCGCGCCACCGAGGAGGAGAAGCGGTCCCAGCTGGAGCGGGTCCGCCGGTTCCAGGAGGCGCACGGCGAGGAGGCCCGCGAGGCGCTCGAGGCGCTCAAGGAGGCGGCCCGGTCGGGGGAGAACGTGTTCGCGGTCCTGATGGACGCCGCCCGCGTGTGCAGCCTCCAGCAGATCACCGACGCGTTCTTCGAGGTCGGCGGGCAGTACCGCCGCAACGTCTGA
- a CDS encoding substrate-binding domain-containing protein, with amino-acid sequence MSGHDDVPEWAPRNLPESGGGPDAPYTFLGASYPGGVPSPGPAAEPPPGTAGERPFDPFEKPDRSPRSAGPAHAARPPRRPRPPKRIGGILLGPLAGAVGLVLLTGIGAWALTSAGDDCAGDDALTISVAAAPEIAPAVIRAARRFNDARHEVGDRCVRANVRSTDPAAVATLLSGKGVAGVTEKPDVWIPDSSLWIRLVEGSDRDGPAAGFTHVGGIASSPVVLAMPAGLAARLRNLGVPAQPSWKELLAAAGTAANAEQGPGAPGSVIPPRLFRLQVPDPQRTATGMSTLVLAASLLGGDPEGRARFTGAVRTFREGVTPSVAAEFAAFGQEAGDRQPIALAPEQAVFSHNAKRPAEIAVAVYPSEGTVFLDHPLTVLSDDPAKVSAGRLLGRELTSATAREDVGRLGFRTSDGGAPGTFSQQNGLAARAPKALPPAPAEQVTRIMQQWAQLSLSIRMLSIIDISGSMDRKIAPGASRLQSTIRTAQNGLSLLPDDSELGQWVFSTELEGGKDWRELVSVGPLNERLGSATRRQLVLSAFAQTRVKPNGGTGLYETTIAAFDHMKRTYKPEYVNSILLWTDGKNEDKDGPSLEETLDHIRRAYDPERPVLINMFGLGKGVDVGALRQIARLTNGDAYVAETPGQVQELFLKALSQRVCEPDC; translated from the coding sequence ATGAGCGGACACGACGACGTGCCAGAGTGGGCACCGCGGAACCTGCCGGAGAGCGGCGGCGGCCCCGACGCCCCCTACACCTTCCTGGGCGCGTCCTACCCGGGCGGCGTCCCCTCCCCCGGCCCGGCGGCCGAACCCCCGCCCGGGACGGCGGGCGAGCGGCCGTTCGACCCGTTCGAGAAGCCCGACCGCTCGCCCCGGTCCGCCGGACCGGCGCACGCCGCCCGGCCGCCCCGCCGTCCCCGGCCGCCCAAGCGCATCGGCGGCATCCTGCTCGGCCCGCTGGCCGGCGCGGTCGGGCTCGTCCTGCTGACGGGCATCGGCGCCTGGGCGCTGACCTCGGCGGGCGACGACTGCGCCGGCGACGACGCGCTCACGATCAGCGTCGCGGCGGCGCCGGAGATCGCACCGGCGGTCATCCGGGCCGCCCGGCGCTTCAACGACGCCCGCCACGAGGTCGGGGACAGGTGCGTCCGGGCGAACGTGCGCTCCACCGACCCGGCCGCCGTCGCGACGCTGCTGTCGGGCAAGGGCGTCGCGGGCGTCACCGAGAAGCCGGACGTGTGGATCCCCGACTCGTCCCTGTGGATCAGGCTCGTGGAGGGCTCCGACCGGGACGGGCCCGCGGCGGGCTTCACCCACGTCGGCGGGATCGCGTCGAGCCCGGTCGTCCTGGCCATGCCCGCCGGGCTGGCGGCGCGGCTGCGCAACCTCGGGGTCCCCGCCCAGCCGTCGTGGAAGGAGCTGCTCGCCGCGGCCGGGACGGCGGCGAACGCCGAGCAGGGGCCCGGCGCGCCCGGCAGCGTGATCCCCCCGCGGCTGTTCCGGCTGCAGGTGCCCGACCCCCAGCGCACCGCCACCGGGATGAGCACGCTCGTGCTGGCGGCCTCGCTGCTGGGCGGCGACCCGGAGGGCCGGGCCAGGTTCACCGGCGCGGTGCGGACGTTCCGCGAGGGCGTCACGCCGTCGGTGGCGGCGGAGTTCGCGGCGTTCGGGCAGGAGGCGGGCGACCGGCAGCCGATCGCGCTGGCGCCGGAGCAGGCGGTGTTCTCGCACAACGCCAAGCGGCCCGCGGAGATCGCCGTCGCCGTCTACCCGTCCGAGGGCACGGTCTTCCTCGACCACCCGCTCACGGTCCTGTCGGACGACCCGGCGAAGGTGAGCGCGGGCCGGCTGCTCGGCCGGGAGCTCACGAGCGCGACCGCCCGCGAGGACGTGGGCAGGCTGGGGTTCCGGACCTCCGACGGCGGCGCGCCGGGGACGTTCTCGCAGCAGAACGGACTGGCCGCGCGGGCCCCGAAGGCGCTGCCCCCGGCGCCGGCGGAGCAGGTCACGCGCATCATGCAGCAGTGGGCGCAGCTCTCGCTGAGCATCCGGATGCTGAGCATCATCGACATCTCCGGATCCATGGACCGCAAGATCGCGCCCGGCGCGTCGCGGCTGCAGTCCACGATCCGCACGGCGCAGAACGGGCTGTCGCTGCTGCCCGACGACAGCGAGCTCGGCCAGTGGGTGTTCTCCACCGAGCTGGAGGGCGGCAAGGACTGGCGGGAACTGGTCAGTGTCGGACCGCTGAACGAGCGGCTCGGCTCGGCCACCCGCCGGCAGCTCGTGCTGAGCGCGTTCGCGCAGACCAGGGTGAAGCCGAACGGCGGGACGGGCCTGTACGAGACGACGATCGCCGCGTTCGACCACATGAAGCGGACCTACAAGCCCGAGTACGTGAACTCGATCCTGCTGTGGACGGACGGCAAGAACGAGGACAAGGACGGCCCGTCGCTGGAGGAGACCCTCGACCACATCCGCCGGGCCTACGACCCGGAGCGCCCCGTCCTGATCAACATGTTCGGGCTCGGGAAGGGCGTGGACGTCGGCGCGCTGCGGCAGATCGCGCGGCTGACCAACGGCGACGCGTACGTGGCCGAGACGCCCGGGCAGGTGCAGGAGCTCTTCCTGAAGGCGCTGTCCCAGCGGGTCTGCGAGCCCGACTGCTGA
- a CDS encoding acyl-CoA dehydrogenase family protein translates to MRRTLFGEDHEAFRQTIRAFIEAEVAPVYEQWEEAGHPPRDFYYKLGELGVFGIQVPEEYGGAGETSFKYQAVVSEECARAGVSFGGYGVHVNLVLPYLLKYGSEEQKKRWLPPFVSGEMMTAIAMTEPGTGSDLAGMQTTARRDGDHYVLNGAKTFITGGVLADRVLVVARTSPPTPENRRAGLSILAVDTKSEGYAVGRKLEKIGLRSSDTAELSFTDVRVPVEDLLGEEGRGFEYLTHNLAEERLGIATNAYASAAAAVEFTRKYVQERTVFGKTVSSFQNTKFVLAECATEVEAARSLVDRCIEALDEGELTPADAAMCKLFCTEVQGRVVDKCLQLHGGYGYILEYPIARLYTDARVSRIYGGTSEVLKTIIAKDIKV, encoded by the coding sequence GTGCGGCGCACCTTGTTCGGCGAGGACCATGAGGCGTTCCGGCAGACCATCCGGGCGTTCATCGAGGCGGAGGTCGCCCCCGTCTACGAGCAGTGGGAGGAGGCCGGCCACCCGCCGCGCGACTTCTACTACAAGCTCGGCGAGCTCGGGGTGTTCGGCATCCAGGTGCCCGAGGAGTACGGCGGCGCCGGGGAGACCAGCTTCAAGTACCAGGCGGTGGTCTCCGAGGAGTGCGCCCGCGCCGGGGTGAGCTTCGGCGGCTACGGGGTGCACGTCAACCTCGTCCTGCCCTACCTGCTGAAGTACGGGTCGGAGGAGCAGAAGAAGCGCTGGCTGCCGCCGTTCGTGTCCGGCGAGATGATGACCGCCATCGCGATGACCGAGCCCGGCACCGGCTCCGACCTCGCCGGGATGCAGACCACCGCGCGGCGCGACGGCGACCACTACGTCCTCAACGGCGCCAAGACCTTCATCACCGGCGGCGTCCTCGCCGACCGCGTCCTGGTCGTGGCGCGCACCTCCCCGCCGACGCCGGAGAACCGCCGGGCGGGCCTGTCGATCCTCGCGGTCGACACGAAGAGCGAGGGCTACGCCGTCGGCCGCAAGCTGGAGAAGATCGGGCTGCGCAGCTCCGACACCGCCGAGCTGTCGTTCACCGACGTCCGCGTCCCCGTCGAGGACCTGCTCGGCGAGGAGGGCCGCGGCTTCGAGTACCTGACGCACAACCTCGCCGAGGAGCGCCTCGGCATCGCGACCAACGCCTACGCCTCCGCGGCCGCCGCCGTGGAGTTCACCCGCAAGTACGTGCAGGAGCGCACGGTCTTCGGCAAGACCGTGTCGTCGTTCCAGAACACCAAGTTCGTCCTCGCCGAGTGCGCCACCGAGGTGGAGGCGGCGCGCTCCCTGGTCGACCGCTGCATCGAGGCGCTGGACGAGGGGGAGCTCACCCCCGCCGACGCGGCCATGTGCAAACTGTTCTGCACGGAGGTCCAGGGCCGCGTCGTGGACAAGTGCCTGCAGCTCCACGGCGGCTACGGATACATCCTCGAGTACCCGATCGCGCGGCTCTACACCGACGCGCGGGTCAGCCGCATCTACGGCGGCACGAGCGAGGTCCTGAAGACCATCATCGCCAAGGACATCAAGGTCTGA
- a CDS encoding MarR family winged helix-turn-helix transcriptional regulator, which translates to MREPVKTAYGRAVPHSPDPIAEAHRQWSLRWPEHADHMAAVTSVMRAQQLLLSRVEAVLKPYGLTFAAYEALRLLAFTRTGTLPMGKMGTRLMVHPASVTNVIGRLEQRGLVGRGPSPDDRRVVLATITPAGRDLAEEATIALNESGFGIADLPAGQAAEITAALRAVRACAGDLD; encoded by the coding sequence ATGCGCGAGCCGGTCAAGACCGCATACGGTAGGGCGGTGCCTCACTCCCCCGACCCGATCGCCGAGGCCCACCGCCAGTGGAGCCTGCGCTGGCCCGAGCACGCCGACCACATGGCGGCCGTCACGTCCGTGATGCGGGCCCAGCAGCTCCTGCTGAGCCGGGTCGAGGCCGTGCTCAAACCCTACGGACTGACCTTCGCGGCGTACGAGGCCCTGCGGCTGCTCGCCTTCACCCGGACCGGGACGCTCCCCATGGGCAAGATGGGCACCCGCCTCATGGTGCACCCGGCCTCGGTCACCAACGTCATCGGCCGCCTGGAGCAGCGCGGGCTCGTGGGCCGGGGCCCCTCCCCCGACGATCGCCGCGTCGTCCTGGCCACCATCACCCCGGCCGGGCGCGACCTCGCGGAGGAGGCCACGATCGCGCTCAACGAGTCGGGCTTCGGCATCGCGGACCTGCCCGCCGGGCAGGCCGCCGAGATCACCGCCGCCCTGCGCGCCGTCCGCGCCTGCGCGGGCGATCTCGACTGA